The genomic stretch TGCCAAATCACGAGCATGACTTATCAGATAATCAGCACTTTTACCGAGGAGAGCCGTCATGTCTCACTTTAGGTGGtggcagccaatggcagtACACCGTCTGCGtcaagattttttttttgtctgaGACATGGCCACGTTTTTGAGAAGAAATTACCAATTCTATTACCTAGGTAATCCGTAGACGACAAACTCGCCGTCCTAATATCATTCTGAGTGATGTGCTAATCCGGGtgattttcatcttttaAATTTTGTAAATCCCGTCCTGTCCCCGTCCCGTTCCGTTCCATTGGcaaattagaaaaaaaaacaaaaaacaaagaaaagcaaaaagggcaGTCTAAAGCAATCAACGCCTGATGGGTCAAATATAACACCACCTGTTGTCAAAGCCGTAACAGTCCCGGGAATGCACTGTTGAGCAGGGACTTGTATTCCCAAAATCAACGCCGATACATTGCCCTAGAAATCAACCAAAAGTCCATGCGTTCCATCCATTCCATCCCATTCCGTCCCATATGTCCATGTGCAGCAGAGCCCATTATTCTGCTGGAATATACCGCCGTAGTGCAATTTGTTGTTTCCACCCCGCCCTAAATGGCCCAATAAAAATCGTAATCGGGcataccttttttttatcatgCCCTAAAATTCATGAGATGGTACTAAACCCAGTATTccatgaaaaaaaaacatcattTCTCGTAGCTCACGTAAAACCAAATCCCAGCTAGATGAATATCTGTAGGTGAttggcctcttttttttttttttgtatgtaAAAAAATCTCCCCCaaaaaaggaggggaaaaggggggggatAACTGATCATGACCCATTACTGAGAAGCGTTACTGAAGTGCATCGATTGTGGTTGTTCATGGCCATTCTGCATGCCAGCGGCTTCATGTTTTTCGGGGTATGAAGTGCCCGACTCGTAGGCAGCGCATGCGCGCTTTTCCCATGCCGAATCTTGCTCGGTCCGCGTCGACGTCAGTCCTCCCTTTTGACGGACGTTAAAGCGGATGAGCGACTTAGCACCACGAGGAGTCGTCAATACCTtagatggtgatggcgccgGTGCGAGCCGCTGCGCATCATTTGCATCGCCGTCAGCTCGGCTGCCCCACGATGTCTGCATAACGAGCCTGTTAGCACCATTTGATGATTGAGGGCCGGAGTGAGAaaagacagagaagaaaaaaacgtaCCATGTTAAGAGTAATGAGGGCATAGAGCTTGATCAGGCCATGGAAATATCCAAAGACAATGGAGACGGGAACAAAGATGATATCGCTCGGGTTTCGCAACAAAAGTCCCATGAGCTTGACAAACTTGGTGAAGCCAAACATGAAGATGAACTGGGCCCAGAAGGCGTAGAGTCGGTACTGGACATGCCACTCAGCCGTCGCCCACCAGCACGAGGCAAGCAGAAGCGGGTCGACGACAAAGGCCAACGAGGTAAAGGTCGCGAAGTGGAGGGCGTAGGTGCACCAGGGCTGTTGTCTGCAGTTCCAAGTCATTTTCGTTAGTACGCTCGCGCTATTTTAGACACCACGACTAGGCCATGAACCCCGATTTTAAGGCGCAACTCACCTCCACACGTGCCGCTCCTTGACCAGGCTGGTCCAGTTGCTTCGCCAGTTGCTACGCGCCCAGCGGGAGCACTGATACAGGAACTTGGGGCCATTCTCCAGAGTGGTTTCAATCTCGCATTCGCGCTCATACTGGATCCAGGTCTTCCACTGGTGGCTCACCAACCATCGCGTGACAAAGTTATCGTCGTCAGCATTCAAGATCCACTTTCTCCACTTTTCAGTTTTGAAGCCGTCGAGGAAGTCATGGCTCTTGAGGATTTCCGATCGGTACGCCCCAGTGCGGCCAGACATGCACGAGGTGCCGCCGTCCATGTTGTGAGTGGCCGAGATCTCAAAGTTGCGGCGCTCAATGTATGCCGCTCCCAGCCAGTTCCAGATGCGAACCGACCACGGCGCCGTCCACTCGCGCTTCACTCGCTGGCAGGTGCCGACGCCGCCGATCTTGGGATCTTCAAAGGGGGCGAGAATCCAGGGCATCAAGGTAGAGGGCCAGGCCACATCGTCGTCAgccatgatggtgatgggagTCTCCACGGTAGGCAGAGCCTCGCAGACTTGGAGGCGCTTGTTGGCAATAGATGTGTGCATGACACGGACCCGGGGGTAGTTGAGGGACCCAGCCAGCTCGTCAAGAGCCTTGCGCTTGTCGTGCGTTGTGACCAGAATCAGCTCGGCCGGCTTGCAGGCCAGGATGCTCTGAAGCGACGGCCGAAGCTCCTCAAACGCATTATGGATGGTAGGAATAATGACCGTGACGTCGTCGTGGGTAAAGCGTGGCTGGCTAGGGATCGGCTTCGATTTGTAGGTCCAATGGCTGACGCAGTGAACAAGCAGCCGGACATATCGATGGAGCCTAGCATGAGACGTTAGTTTGATATCAAGAGCCGCAGACCCAATCCGAGAGGCGAGCGAGGCAAAGCAACTTACCACAGAATCCAAAAGACGCATGTCCAGAATGTGGCGGACTGCCAAAAACCAGGCTCGACGACAGGTAATCTGAAGGGGACCAGGGGCAACATCTTGGCCGGCAGCTCACTAAGAAACTTGTCCATGGTGTCCATGGTGTGGggctgctggggctgctggGATAAGATTTCTCTTTCACAAAGTAGACCAAAAGGATATTTATGCTTTCATGAGGCGTCCCTTTCCCAATTGCAGGTTGTAGAGGCGAGAGATTGGTCGATCACAAGCAGAGGGTGAAGCCGGCCTGGATTATCCAGTACTAGGCAGAAAAAACCTCTCGGGCTACCTGCAGCTCTCACGAGGCAGTGAATGAAGAGGAACAGGATCGAACAAGGGATCCTCTTGCAGCGAGCTGGTGAATAGCTCCAATTGAAGCTGAGACCCCGGATTTCCTTTCCGTCTGCCTCCACCGCGCGTGTGAGGCGAACTTCTGTAGCCACGAACAAGCGAGCGAGTGTTCTAACCCAAAACGGGCCTTTCAAGACAAGGCagtaaaaagcaaagaggtCAATTGGCGAGATCTAGACCCCGAATACGCTgcaaaagaacaaggaaGGAACCAAAGATGGCGTATATGTACAACCTGCCTGTTGCAAGGCAAGTACGAGAGGTGGGAGAAGGCTGACAAGAGGAGGGCacaaaagagcagcaaaatAACACAAAGACAAGCGAAGGGGAAGAGACGCTGGACGAGGGCTCTAGGAGTCAGACTCGAGCATGGCGGAGTCCAAGCAGCCTGGAGGGGTGATATTAATtaagagagaggaggagggagaggtcgtgagggagaagagagcagcaTGGCAGCCACGTTGAACGATGGGGAACGTCTTGACGAAGGTTATATAGCAAGAGACGATAGGACGATGCGATGCTAACCCGGCCATGGCCGGCCCGGCGCCATCAAGCAAGCTTCCGATATAATCCAGGCCAATGCCATGCATGAGCATGGAGACGATGGAGCCAGGAGGGTCTGGCCAAGGTGCCTGCGAAGCCAGATAGTAGATGCATGCTAacaagatgaggatgaaatTAGCAACCTCTGTGCTCAGAGCCACGTACGAGTCCTGTACCAATGGCAGGGACAAGTACGCGCCAAGTACCGCCGCGCAGACGAGGCCAGCGCTGCTAGCCCGAGGTAGCTGCTGGGTAGCCCCCATCGCCATTTCCCATACAGGGCATTTGCCAGTACCTATCGACGGCGCCAAAGGGTGGGACTGCAGTGGTCTTTAGCGGGGGCCTCGGAGGGGTGGGGGGTAGGGAGTAGGGGGCGGCTCGCGGTGGAGGAGACGCTggaagaggggaggggagtGGCTGTATTCCTGCAATTCACGGCCATGTTGCTGCTTGTACCGCCTTGTTTCGGGGCTAGCTGGCGACTTTGTAGCACAGCTGTCCAGTGCTCGCTGCAAAATACTACAGGTCAACAACTTCTTTGCAACTTTTGCAACTCCACAGCCACCACCGACCCCGGCgggtctttcttcttcttgctctctctcgtctcgagTGTTGTTCTCGCTGCCTGTGCAAAGTGCAAGGAGCAATCATGGAAATGAGACCATTCCATTCTCATCGTCGCCCGCACGACACGCTAAAGGAGCATCCAGGCGGCGCGCTCGTCGCAGTAGTCGGCCTGCGATAGGCTCTCCGGCCTAGATACTGCTAGCACGGCGGCCTATATTCTGTAATACTACTTCGTATGAGCTCGCCTAGTGTTTAGCGAGGCCATAATACATGCACCATTGGTGGCGTGAGCTCTTTGTTTGGCCACTCGACGCTCGCTACTTGCTGGAGTCAGTCCTCCCTTGGCGCCGGTCAGCTGTGACTTTGTGACTGACTCTTCTCAGGGCTGGAGATtggtgctttttttttcgccttcAGCATCCGCCCAGCTGGCCACTCGCAGACGCCGTGTCGTTGCCCAGCGGGCTCGAGAACCGTCGATGGAATGGGGCCGAGGAGGGGTCCTCTGGCCAAGCGAGCGTTTGCGAGCAGTCAAATCGCCGTGGGGCGATGGCGCCAGCAGGCTAGTCGTGTGTAAATGCGGGAGGCGAGGACCAGGGCGAGCAAGCAGACTGCGATTTGGAGATTAAAAGCAATAACGGATAAAGACAAGGCGACGAGGCCAGACAGGGTTCGGCGCATCGACCCTCGTACAGGTATGGAGCCTCTTTGTTGCGAGGTCGTCCAGCCCTCCGTGGGTCCCGCTGCGCTGTGCGTTGCATTGCCCTGCTCTTATTTGTGCTCTGCACTCTGCACTCTGCACTCTGCACTCTGCCTGCGCTGCGACTTTGTTATCATCGAGCCTGTGCTAGTAGGGCTCTGGGAAAGCTTAGAACTCGAGCTTAACTGGCTGCCAGATGCGTACGCGAGCCTGCAAGTGCAGGaattggatggatggatggcatTACTAGTAAGTTATGAGCTAGAAAATGTCAAGGAGAGCGTGGGAGTGGTGGGTGGACGAGGGTGGACGAGGCATCGCCATTCGCAGCCAGAGACGAGACAAAGTTGGTGTTGAGATCCACGATGGCAATGCAAGCTGCGAGTTGTTCGCGGATAGGCAGTTGGTTAAGCACAAAAAATCTGCCTATGCCTACCACAGTATATCCCTTTATGCTACGAGCTGCCCCGTCACGCACACTATCTTTCAAGTAACATGGACGCAGCAATACCGTCCTTTGGCCCCCTCCGGCATCTTACATCTTACAAGTACCTACATACAGTACATCTGAGCGGTGGGTAGGGCGCCGGTCACTCCATGAAGACCAAGACACATTTTGGGGGCTGCCCAGAcccttgttgttgatgtgcCTGCGCTGTCCATACGATATTCGCTTTAGGATGCCTTGCATCGCATTCCGACGTCGCACACATCGTCTAGAAGGCAGATTGAGAGTCAGAGAAGCAACAAGAAGTCTGCAGGCTCCAGCCATTTCGCAGCCGCGGTGACCAAGCGCGTCTAACAGCTGGCGTCTGAAATGCAGGTACTCTTTGCGGTGGACATTATCGTGCCTTGATCTGCCCAATATGGGCCGTGTCATCTGCAATGGCTAAGCCGATATCCATGTCACCATGACAAACAATGGGCCAAGCCGATGCTGGTGAGGCCGGAACAAAGGTACGGAGTAGTTGAGCCGGTCGATTCAACCAGATCAACGGACGGCAGTATGCCAGCCTTTGACCAGGCACGCATCCATATTCCTCGTACCGATATGCGTGTACCCCGGTGGATAATGCACGAACacgtaggtaggtaggaaGCTGTTCCATTGTCGGACCATGGCAATGGACGGTCCATATCCTATAGGCTGGACGTCAGAGATGAGCTGTCTGAAGCATGTGGCTGGCTATTTTGGACACGGCTGGCGGGTAGTCCGCGCCACGGGGGGGCGACGGCGGCAGATCATCGCCGCCAACGGGGCGGCTTGGCCTTGAAAGACTAATTTGACATTACACAGCAGTCGTATATGTACGAGAGTTGAGATGAAGCATGCGATGCAACGATTCTCGCATATTGGATGCATACTTTTGTCGCCGATAAGacgaaaaaggagagaataGAGAGAATagagagaataaaaaaagaagcaatgggATAGGCTGGGAAATCTGTCGGCTGTGTGTTTGATACGACATACCCCATCATTTACTGTTCAAGACGCAATTGTCTACAGAGCACCCTCAGAAACGATCCAAGGAGCTTGAGCATGGAACGCCCCACCACGTTACTACATTAGCAAGGCTACCAGAGAGCAGATACAACATTGCTCAACATCTAAATGCAGATCCCGGCAAAAGCGAAAGAAggtgaaagaagaagaaaaaagcggCGGGACAAATTCGGTATCCAAACAGCGTCTTCTACGACGCGGCGGGCCAGGAACAGCTCCTCAGTGAAAAAGGGGGACCTTGAACCGAGACCAGGCCGTGGACCCTTTGCGCAGCACTCCTGGGAGCTGCTTCTAGCGGTGCAAGAAGCACTCGACGACAATGGAGAAGCGCTTCCTGGATACGCGCACATACCTACTTGGTACGCAAATGACATGTTACCTACCATTATTGAGCGCCAGTAATCGAGGACaaggccccccccccccttacCCAGGTGCTAGCAGGTATGGCAATTGAAGCAGCCCAACAAGAATAAGCACCGAGACCTTCTAGAATTCGCGATATCTTGCAGGGAAAAGGGTTTGTTGTCGGGGCATCTCGGCCCATGCATTCAGCGGCACAGGGCCAGCATCGAGCAGGCGCTGGTTCAAGGCTGAATGAAGCTTTTCAAGTACGGCTCCGGGAAGCTACATGCCCGAgccgtgccgtgccgtgTACGACGAGTACCTCCCCAGTAGTTCGTGTGACACATTATGGACACGATACGATGAGCACTCTGCGCCGACAATACCTGGCTGGTACCTACGAGACGCCGGGACGAGACAGGCGACAAAGTACCTACGCGCCCTGCTCCAGCAAGCGCGGCGAAATCTCAGGGGCCCTCTCGTCTATCGTGTCCGTACCACCTATTGTTCCGATGCTGTCTCGCTTCTCCCCTGCTTTTCGTCGCGTGGCCTGGCCAGGCCCGGTCCTTGGCCAAAAAGGCCCATATGGTCTTGCTTGTTCGTGTATTTGTTGATACACCACAGGCAAGTTCAAGGTATAGATGTCTCTTACTTCAAGTCACGCGATGCGCACAAGTACCTGTGCAGCCACTGGTACATTACAGTACTCTGCTCATGAATGCCATCCGACCGGGGAACGCCGAAGACAGGATCACTGTTTATAGCTACCTGCATCCATCAGGCAACGAAATATCTTGTTTGACTTGGAGCAAAGATGCAAGGCAGCCAGACCGCTAgcggaagaggagcaaaAAGTACATACGAGTGCAGACACTACGATTGCCCTGCAAGGTAGAGCTCCTCGCATGTTGACGGCGACTCCATCATGCCCCTGCGCGGTCTCTGACCCTGCTCTGTTTGGAACCTTTCTCATTTCTCACTTTGCAAAACAGGCATGCCGGGACCGCAAAGTACAGGCATCCTCACAAAACCTTGCCGTTGCAACacactgctactactacgCAGTAACTCGTACAAGTACGAACAATGCGAGTGCAAGCTTTCATCACATACTCGTACGAGTGCCATGACGGATGAAATATGGAGGACCTGCTGCTTATTCTCCGCGGCTTTTTCGAGGGCCAGGATGCACGGGTTGCAAGATCAGCACTACCTGCTGGATCTGTGCCGTGGCTGCGTCTTTGACTCTTCCATTGCCCGttctctgcttctgcgaGCAGGCCCCCTTGGCCAGACTCCTGCAGTGCTTGCTGGCGGCAGGGGGGGAGGAAAGCCAAaggggaggaggaaaaaaaaaaataagagcTGCTGGGTTCTCTATCCGAACGCAGGTAAATCTCCAACTGATCACCAGTGGGCCGCTATGGAGTAAtgaagatggctgctgccgaTTATGTGCTACACCCGGAACGGGCCACTTGTACGAGTAATTCACCGCGGATGGGGCCTATCTGGGACCATTTCCATCGACGAGATTTGCAGTTTGAGGCTCGAGGCTTGCCTGTGAAGCAAAGGCCTGGCTCCGTATCCCGTGTGCGTGTGCCTGCGCTTGCGGTTTGATGGCCTGGCTCTGGAACTCTCTCCAAGGACCCCGGAACCTCGAAATCCACAGTTGCGCGAGCCAGCCACTAATAACCTTTCCGCCATCCTACCGTCCCCTGAGGCCAAGCCCACTTTGATCTGTCAAAGTCGGCCAATACCCTCGCACAATCTCTCAAATGTCACCCTGTGCTTGTGCCGCGACGCTGTGCGTGTATACGTCGGACAAGATGCTCATCGTCCTGCCTCTCTTGGGCCAGGGACACAGCATCTTGCGCTCCGACAATCTTACCGCCACCTTGCCTGGCATAGTACTTGTATGTATACCGCCATGCCAGACATACTTTGTACTTGACCGGCAGCACAAGGCCTGGGCCGCGATCTGCTAGGTGCTGACATGCTGAGCCAGGCTCACCTCGTTGGAAACTTTGATTATACCGAGTTGCTGCAGAGCCGGGGGGAGGGGGTTATTTCGGGAGTATTCAAGGCCTCTGTGCTTGTTGATGGAAGAGGCAAATAGACCCGGGCCGGCTCCGTCAATTCACAGGCCTGGACAGCTGGCAGTGTGTATTGCTTTGGTCTTTGGCCGCTGTCGCTATCGCAGCTGGTGTTGGTGCTGGGAGACTCGTTTCAGCTCGTATAGACTGCCAGTATAAGTCAAGGCTGCCATCTCGTGCACGAATGCCTCTCGACTAGCTGACTGGCGGGCGCTGGCTGCAGATCTGGCTTGTGATTAGCGCTCGTCTCTATTTCAAATCTGGTGCTACCGAGCTCCATCATAGAGTCGTGTCGTCCCTCTAACCAGTCTTTGACTCATGGCGAGTACCGGTATACGAGAGGAACTGCCCTATCCACGTCCCACGGCAACGCCTCGGCCCCAAGGTTCCATGACGGGATGCGATGCTCCGCAGCGCGATGATCGGCCTCCATATCGGATGGCTGGCGGCCCAGATAGGTACTACGGGGTAGACTAGGCGTAGCACAAGTAATCATGCTGCTAAGGACGTCTCTTTATTACATGTGGCCAGCTCAAGCGTCGCGGAAGCACAGGAAGCTCTTCCGTGACGCAGGTCGACCATTTTGGCAGTGCTGCGTTTTCTGTGATGGATACAACTTCATACAAGGTACCGCCGCATGTATACTGTACTGCACTGGATCGAGCCcagagttgaagaagacgactgTCAATGATGCGAATTTAGCCACTGCGGGATAAGTGGGCGACCAACCAACATACCTACCAGGGGTCTGTCTATCTTCCAACAACATCCCACGTTCTTCTTCAACGCACGCCCAGCTAACGGCAGTTCTCTCGCTGCGATGGAGCGATTTACACGCAAGTGCGAGGTATCTCCTGGGTACTTtcttacttgtacaagtaaaCGCTCAAATGCCAACGGGGGGGGGGCATGGGAGCGTGCAAAGTGGTAAAAGTACATGTCATGCAATGCGCAGCCAACCGCATAACGGCTAATGAGGTCTTTTAGCAGATTGGCCTTCGGGGGTCTTCCATGCCTGGTCAGTGGTCACCACCTTGTTTGCTGTACAAGCATGGCATAATTCTGACCCTTTCACACTGCAGTCGGCAAAAGTCGTTGTGCATGCAGAGGCATCGTTTAAGCAGCTGCGGGCTCGACTGATAGCAAACCCCAGTCGGTCAATTGCACTCTTACTGGACCGTTTGCATGTCCCACTGCGGAGGTCGCCGCTGGCTTACAGCACAAGTGGCATTGCGTGTCGCACAAGGCAGCATTCTCATGTACTTGGATATGCAGAGTAATATCATTAGTATTAGTGCTCGCCTTGTACGAGCGCGGGATGGTGGACGTGCCAACTCCTCAGCCAAAAGCGAGTGTCCACAATCAACGGCCTGGCCCAGGATCAGCGTCTCATCGAGCCTCCATCCATTGTTGCCCATTTTGAGAAGCGATGGAATGGCGCCGCATCCAACTTGCTCGCAACTCTGCGCATCAATCTCGACATTTCTGCAGCCAAAGGAAACAGCCGTTTCCGCGGGCAAGCTCTGCGCACAGGCACGTCACGAATATTCCCGGCTGAGCATGTGCTGCGAGCCTGCGAGTGAGGGGCGCTCACGGATCCGACCGCACTTATGCTAGCCATCTTCCTGGGTCCGTCGATTCAAGCAGAAGCGGCCCCCATTTGTGTGATTGCTTTCATCACGTAAACGGAGTGAGTACCGTTATGGAAGGCGCTTGAAGCTCTCTTCAAGGCCACAGCCGCCTCGATCCACGCTGCCCGGGCGGCTCTGGGCCCAGCCACAAGAAGTCCAAGATGCGAGTCTGAGAAATTGTTTACTCTACGGAACATTGCCTCAGCCTTGACAATAGTATTAGTCGCGCGTCTGCGTGGCGTGATGGGAGAAATGAAGTCCTCTTCTGCTCCGTAGATTGGGCCAGCACGGCGCTTCTAAACGGAGCCCTATGAGGCCCGGACACTACCAGCGATTCACCCCTCGTCATTTCAATTCCTAACAATTGAATAGATGGACTTTACTTGAACGAGGCTGGCTTGCATCTCGGTTCTTTAGGTTCAGCACTATAGACATGCAGAAGTCCTGGCCCACAACCAAAATTTCCTACGCGAAGCCAGAACCAACAACTGGTACGAGCACAGGGTCTTTGAAGTATACCCAGTAGTGGTAACTGAAAGTGAGAAAGTTTATGCCAAGAACAAGCCAGTATGCGCCCTATCGGCATGATTCGCTAGAGGAGCCTAATTCTACAAGCCGAAGAACGTGAGAATATTTGCTCATTTTCCTTGTATTCGTGTCAGCCCCGTACGCTCATGACTGGGTTGATGTTCCAGAAGGCGCAAATATGTTGAGATTTTGGCGAGTGTAAATTGCCATTTACGGCAGTGCGCGTTTTGGTGATGAGGCCGTTGCCCCAACGTTTCTTACTGTCTGAAGAATGATTTGAATATATCCGTTTGTCTGTATTCCAGTTGTATAGTGGGTTGAGAATTGTTGGCCATGACTTGGACATTACGTGAGCTCTTCTTTGTAAAGTTGGATATGTCAAGTTATGTTGGTCCAATATTCTCAGAAGCTGCCGAGTATCCCGTATATTTACAGTATTTTGATAAGATGTTGATGATAATCTTCATCCATCACAGTATAGAAAATAGGGTAGGCTGTCATTCCAAGGCCAACACTACAGTACAGCTGCAAACGAATGACAGTTTAGTTACGCATATATGTACGGGTACAATGCATTGACTGTTTTGTGTCTGTGGGAGAATAAATTTAATGTTTGCATAACTAGACGCGCACATTCTCTTATTTCTTACCTGGATAACGTACATGACAAGATCACTAATCGggacgagatgatgatgctgcgttACACTCATAGCTGCGGACGTTCTGGAAATGGCTCCTCATGCCTCTCGACTCcttcaaggaggaggagtagTTAGATTTGGGTGCATATTTCTCGGTGTTCGCTCTTTTGAATGTCAAATTTGGGCGAGGCTTCCGTAGGCGGTCAATGAAGCACATAATGTGACAAATCGCAGCGTAACTATCACCTTGTTTGGGCTAGGACGCATGTTTCCTTTCAACAATTTTGGCTTTCGTCTGTTcttccagaaaaaaaaaaaaaaaaaaaactgatgGCTTGAGGCTGAGATAATAGACACGTGTAACCAATAGATATGTTGCTGCAATAATAGCTCGTCTATTAAAAAGGTCAATGGGTTTTTTGGTACTTCTAGACAGAGTCGGATCTGTACTGTGAGTAGTAGGTAGATGAGTAAGTAGATGTAATTGTAGCGAAATGATTCTGTGTTTGTTGTATTTTTAAAGGAATTCTCCCATGTATAAACATTGCGCAGCCCTAATCCCGTCAAGAATGCGCAATGACTGGACACTTGCTGCCGTGCGTTT from Trichoderma atroviride chromosome 3, complete sequence encodes the following:
- a CDS encoding uncharacterized protein (EggNog:ENOG41~TransMembrane:4 (o29-46i334-363o375-396i403-424o)~CAZy:GT2_Glyco_tranf_2); amino-acid sequence: MDTMDKFLSELPAKMLPLVPFRLPVVEPGFWQSATFWTCVFWILWLHRYVRLLVHCVSHWTYKSKPIPSQPRFTHDDVTVIIPTIHNAFEELRPSLQSILACKPAELILVTTHDKRKALDELAGSLNYPRVRVMHTSIANKRLQVCEALPTVETPITIMADDDVAWPSTLMPWILAPFEDPKIGGVGTCQRVKREWTAPWSVRIWNWLGAAYIERRNFEISATHNMDGGTSCMSGRTGAYRSEILKSHDFLDGFKTEKWRKWILNADDDNFVTRWLVSHQWKTWIQYERECEIETTLENGPKFLYQCSRWARSNWRSNWTSLVKERHVWRQQPWCTYALHFATFTSLAFVVDPLLLASCWWATAEWHVQYRLYAFWAQFIFMFGFTKFVKLMGLLLRNPSDIIFVPVSIVFGYFHGLIKLYALITLNMTSWGSRADGDANDAQRLAPAPSPSKVLTTPRGAKSLIRFNVRQKGGLTSTRTEQDSAWEKRACAAYESGTSYPEKHEAAGMQNGHEQPQSMHFSNASQ
- a CDS encoding uncharacterized protein (TransMembrane:2 (i12-29o35-58i)), with amino-acid sequence MAMGATQQLPRASSAGLVCAAVLGAYLSLPLVQDSYVALSTEVANFILILLACIYYLASQAPWPDPPGSIVSMLMHGIGLDYIGSLLDGAGPAMAGLASHRPIVSCYITFVKTFPIVQRGCHAALFSLTTSPSSSLLINITPPGCLDSAMLESDS